In one Lolium rigidum isolate FL_2022 chromosome 3, APGP_CSIRO_Lrig_0.1, whole genome shotgun sequence genomic region, the following are encoded:
- the LOC124698190 gene encoding uncharacterized protein LOC124698190 — translation MATPVSSPFSVTTLRAPLWHGRLHAQTPLLTASPLRASSGDDATTEPSAPTATTTTTPADDDFEQRVLRMKSRVGPKKRGSAGARKRKAAAESQAVTLPPVPLREPRSALGLPVEFGFTAYSERLNGLLATVGLTALLLVELGSGKSLVKYHQAPTLFLQVYTIVAAGSVFVKYEKERISVWPAPAPPKAAASGGE, via the coding sequence ATGGCGACGCCGGTCTCCAGCCCCTTCTCCGTCACCACCCTCCGCGCCCCGCTCTGGCACGGCCGCCTCCACGCCCAGACGCCCCTGCTCACTGCTTCTCCTCTCCGCGCGTCCTCCGGCGATGACGCCACCACGGAGCCGTCAGCACCGACGGCCACCACCACGACCACCCCTGCTGACGACGACTTCGAGCAGCGCGTGCTGCGCATGAAGTCCCGCGTCGGGCCCAAGAAGCGGGGCAGTGCCGGTGCGCGCAagaggaaggccgccgccgagtcccaGGCCGTGACGCTCCCGCCGGTGCCGCTGCGGGAGCCCCGGTCCGCCCTCGGCCTGCCCGTCGAGTTCGGCTTCACCGCGTACAGCGAGCGGCTCAACGGCCTGCTCGCCACCGTCGGCCTCACCGCGCTGCTGCTGGTGGAGCTCGGCTCCGGCAAGTCACTGGTGAAGTATCACCAGGCGCCCACGCTATTCCTGCAGGTGTACACGATCGTCGCGGCCGGCTCCGTGTTCGTCAAGTACGAGAAGGAGCGGATCAGCGTCTGGCCGGCTCCCGCGCCGCCCAAGGCCGCGGCGAGCGGCGGTGAATGA